The genomic stretch CTCCAAGCAGTCTCTTGCCCTGCACTGTCTGCTGCTCCTCTCTCTGCGGCTACTGTCTCAAGCCTGGCCTCTGGGCTGCCTTGCGCCAGATGTAAGGAAATTCTGTGATGGAGGCCGGGGTGCCAGGGCGGCTAGCTAGCTCCAGGGACATGGGTGGCGTGAACGCTTGGTGGGTGGGCTATCCAACCCTGTCCTGAAGTTCTGCTCAGGTCACGTGCACACCTCTGACCCGGCTGTGGTTCTGAGggctctcctctttccctcctagtGCCTCCAAGCACTCCTACAGCCATGTGATCAGCGAGCCGCTGGGTCGGGACAGCTACAAGGAGATGTACCTCTTCATCTACAGGTATGAAGCATGTTGGACATGCGCACCTCTGCTTGCAAATATAATTCCTGCGATTCAAGAGGGCTGGATCCCAACATAGCAGCTCATGCTTCAGCACGgcttggggggacgggacgacttGCTCTCTGACAAATACACATCTTGATCACCCTCCTGCCTTCTAAGCCAGCCTTCTAAGCCAGCTGCCTTCTAAGCCAGCaaatgagaggagcagaggctggcagatcaCCAGGTAGGgggagggacagcatttggcacactgcctcaggtgcaaGCAGGTCTTGGGCCAGGcctggattgaacctgggaccttcagatgggcaggaggtctggtctagagggtagagcctccatttgcctgaagataacatccacaaggtcgccagttcgaggccaccggcaccgtgcgaccttgaagcagctgacaagctgaagccgagctattccatctgctctgagcgtgggaggatggaggccagaatgtgaaaccagatcagagagaaacacctgaatgttgtggttcttgaaagaaagaaccttctttcatttgtaaaaatccctacggggatttaaataagcctgcctatgtaaaccgtcttgaataaagaccaagaaaggcggtatataaatacttgtattattattattattattactattctGTGTATGCAGTCACACCCCTGGCCCAGGAGCCACAGCCTCTCCTGCCAGCTTCCCCGCTAACCCCTCTTCCCCTTGGTTCCTCTCCAGGCCAAAGAAGGTCGCCGTCGTGGACCAGCTCCAGTACCCAAACAACAAGGATCGCTTCAGCAGACCGCCTTTCATCGTCAAGTTCTCTGTTCTGGACTCGGGTTAGCAAAGCAGGAGGGATTTTTGTCCCTTCTCTTTCCATTGCCTCTTCTTCACCCAAGCCCTGGGCAATGCCAAGGTTAGGTGCCTAGGGAAAGTTcaggcaccctccccccccccggccagacTCAGAGGGCAAAGGGGGCCAAAGCAGCGAGGGTCCACCGGGCTGGGATGGCCAGACCAGATGCAAAGCCTTGGCAAGGTCAGTCTAagtggggagtgggcagtgagGGCACAGGGTGGGGATACCTGCTCCCCTTCCAAGGTCTCCCATCAGGTCATCTTGTCTGCACAGAGGGAGCATCTAGGTCCTGTGGGGAATACAGCATTGCCTAACCCTGGTTCTtccacagaggaagaggaactcatcctggtgccccttcACACCCCTCCGAATGAGGCTGTGGCCGAGATAGATTCTCTGTACGATGTTCACCTGTATATCCAGAAGAAATGGGGGACCGATGTAAGCCGCGgggcctgggggtgggcaggtgggagaCAGCGGGTGGCGCTGTAGGGACCGGGTATGCCACATACACCCAGCTGCACCATCACACCCTGCAGCCTTACTGGCTCCACAGTCAAAATCCATCTTGCAGAAGGAGCCCTCTTTTATCTTTTGAGTCGAGACACAGCTTTTCATTGATTGACCTGATGGAGTCAACGTGGCAGCCCTGCAAAagaacccccctccccttccactgcCCTGATGGAGAGTGGCTAATGATGGCTAAGTCAGTGTCCAGTGAActttgcaaaccccccccccccacctcctgtgcTGGCAGTACCTCTCTGGCCACTCTAGGAAGCAAGATGCTGGACCCATTTGAGGGCCCTTAATTTGTCCTCAGATCcccctttggttggcaaccttcagtcttgaaagactatggtataagcctacagcacccagtattcccaggcggtctcccatccaagtactaaccaggcctgaccctgcttagcttccgagatcagacgagatcgggcatggaaagactacggtataagcctacagcacccagtattcccaggcggtctcccatccaagtactaaccaggcctgaccctgcttagcttctgagatcagacgagatcaggcatgtacagatCCCCCAGGCCATTGTATaggctggtctagagggttgagcctccatttgcctgaagataacatccgaaggtcaccagctcgaggccaccggcaccgtgcgaccttgaagcagctgacaagctgagccgagctattccatctgctctgagcgtgggaggatggaggccagaatgtgcggccagatcagaaagaaacatctgaatgtcgtggtttcttgaaagatagaaaccttctttcaaactgtaaaaatccctacggggttttaaattgcctgcctatgtaatctaccatgaataaagtctaaggagaaatctgagaaccaagaaaggcggtatagaaatacctgtattatttattattattattattattattattattgtatcctTTGGCCGACCACCTCTCATTGGCAGCTTTCTTCTCTTGGTAGAATGTGATGTTCCTTGGAGACTTCAACGCCTCCTGCAACTATGTGGAAGAGAAGGACTGGAGCTCCATCCGCCTGCGCACCAAAGAGGGCTTTCAGTGGCTCATCTCTGACTCTGTAGACACCACTGTGGGCAAGTCCGATTGCGCTTATGACAGGTGAGCGGTGCGCGTGGTTGTCCGCAGCAGGGGGACACAGTGAGCCAATGCATCGATTCCCGCTCTCTTTGCCACTGTCAAAAGGACCCTTGGCAGGCAGTGGAAGCATATTGGTGGTCCTGGAGCTGAGGATCCCGGCCAGGTCTGCTCCAGCAATGGCTTTTTGCCTTCCAGGATTGTTGTTCACGGCTCAGAGATGAAGAAGTGGGTCAAGCCCAACTCCGCCAAAGTGTTTGACTTCCAGGCTGCTTTCAAGCTGAGCCAAGAAGAGGTCAGTCCCTCCTGGTCCCGGTGGCCACACCCCTCCAAAGGGGGCCGTGTTATAGATGCCCTCTATGATGCCTACCCATGTTCGGCAAAGCGGCTGCCGTGCTCTGAACTCTGCCCTTTTTCATTCCTTGCAGGCGCTGGCGGTCAGTGACCATTTCCCAGTGGAGGTGATGCTGAAGTTCCCCTGATACTCCAATGCTCCACCCCAGCCCTTTCCATGCACATGGTGCACACCAGGGAGCCCCAGCCGGGCCTGGGAATGCTGTCGCTCCACAGCTGTGCAGACACCCCACTGTTTGTGTCAAAAGCCTTGCATGGAGCTAGACCACAGcccagtgactctccagggttctaGACAAAGGCCCTTCCCATCACCTTTATGCTTGAGCTGCAGAGGGCCCTTTGTGGGGCCTCCATTCTcaggcaaaacaacaacaacaacagtatttatataccgcttttcaactcaaagttcacaaagcggtttacagagaaaaatccaataacgaaatggctccctgtcccaaaagggctcacaatctaaaaagatgcaaatgaataccagcagatagccactagaacagacactgctggggtgaggtgggccagttactctccccctgctaaaaaaaaaggagcacccacttgaaaaagtgcctcttacccaattagcaggggttgcatAGCTCCATGCAAAACTGCATGCATAGCGACTGAGCTCTGGCCCCTTGGGTAACACCCATGTTCCCATCATGCTTCTGGCCTGTCTCCACATCCACATCTATGTTGCCTGCCTACATGGCCTGTGCACCCCTCTCTAAGATGGAGAGAAAAAGTCATCTAGAAAGGCAGTGGGGTGTAGTGGTTAGGGTGTCGGCCCAAGTTCAGAGAGACCTAGTGCCACAtcttcactcagccatgaaacacatggggtgaccttggaccagtcacaatCTCTAAGCGTGACTTGTCTCACAGGTTTGGAGAtaaaaggggggcagggggggacaCAAATTTATGTGCAACCCTAAGCCCTTGGAAGAAACATGCAAAAATAAGTAAACAAGCAGTCCAGCCAGGGCAGAACCACCTACACAGCAGATTTCAGGGGGTgtcaagagccaggatggtgcagtggtttgggagttgtacTTTGACctagaagagccaggttcaaatccctgctcagttacATGAAGCTTCctaagtgaccttgggccagtcactctctctctctcttgcagcctcacctacctctcagggttggtgtgaggacaaaaaaggaggggaggacctctgtacaccctgagctccttggagaaatggtggtataaaaatgtgaaaaataaaataaataataaaataaataagcggAGTCGGCCTCTGCAGAGCAAACAGCTTTTGGTTGGCTCAAGCAGGTGGCCAAGCTGCTGCTTTCTGGAGAAGGTACACTGCTCTTTCCCAAGTCAGTAGCCAATCTTCCCAATTCAAAGGAGGCAACGGATAGTGCAAcactaggcgtgtctactcagaagtctcattgtgttcattggggctttctccaggaaagtgtgcataggattgcagtctgagtcaGTCCCCGAGCATAAGCTGAGACCCACCGCTAACACTGGACCAAGAGGGACATTTCGCTAAGGTGccaacaaatctctctctctctctctctgtctctgattGTGGGAATTTTCTGACGGAAGCTGGAAAAATAATCAAGAATCACACACAGGGAGAATGGGGGATtgaggtgttgagaacaaaacggctaatattataatgccgttgtacaaatcgatggtaaggccacacctggagtattgtgtccagttctggtcgccgcgtctcaaaaaagacatagcggaaatggaaaaggtgcaaaagagagcgactaagatgattacggggctggggcaccttccttatgaggaaaggctacggcgtttgggcctcttcagcctagaaaagagacgcctgaggggggacatgattgagacatacaaagttatgcatgggaaggataaagtggatagagagatgctctttacactctcacataacaccagaaccaggggacatccactaaaattgagtgttgggagagttagaacagacaaaagaaaatatttctttactcagcacgtggttggtctgtggaactccttcccacaggatgtggtgatggcgtctggtctggacgcctttaaaaggggattggacaagtttctggaggaaaaatccattacgggttacaagccatgatgtgcatgtgcaacttcctgattttagaaatgggctatatcagaaggccagatgcaagggagagcaccagaatgaggtctcttgttatctggtgtgctccctggggcatttggtgggccgctgtgagatccaggaagctggactagatgggcctatggcctgatccagtggggctgttcttatgttcttaaactacaattcccaggaggccttgcaggtctcttgttatctagtgtgctccctggggcatttggtgggctgctgtgagatccaggaagctggactagatgggcctatggcctgatccagtggggctgttcttatggggatCATTTCTAGCAGGGGTAACAAGAGCATGGCAGGCTACAATCTACCCTGTGCCCATTCCTCTCCTTTGGGGTGTGGGACCAGACCTTATGGATCTCGGCAGTCCCAGGCAATCTGGCCAGCATCAGCTCCTTAGGAACactggagccctgctggatcagaccaagggtcaattagcccagcatcctgcttgCCACTGTAGCTAACCAGCTGTCCCAACAGGAAGCCCCCACGCAGGGCACGAGGCAACCCTACCCCCAGGTTGCTGCTCCCCAGCAATGGTCAACGCCAACGAACAGGGAGACTCTGTCTGTTTGCTACAGAAATGGGAGAAAagatggcaggagaggggaacaGGCAGCAAAGGGCCAGAAGGAGAGGCTCAGTGTATTTGGTGGGGCTCTCCCAATGAGAAAGGAGGACCTAGAAGCCCACCACCACAAAGGTGCAGACCACAGCCTCCATTTCAGATCATTTATTGACAGGTCACAGCCTGCAAAATCAATTCAGGCACATGAATAGTTCAGAGCAGACTTGTCTgcaaactccctccccccaccccaccccccaccccggctCTAGGAATTTGGCTCTAGGAATTTAGAGCCAAAAACAAAGGCATGCAAAGGCAGCAGGAGGGGAACAAAGGCACTCACGGAACAGGGACTGAGGCTGCAGGACAACTCAGGCCGTTTGCCCAGGACAAGAACCGTGTGTCTGGCACAAGGTTGTAGGTACGGCGGCAAAGGGGCTCCTGATCAGCCTTTCTTCCCCTTCAGCATCTCCATGTACATCTGGAGGGACTTCTGGATGGAGTCCCGGGAGATGAAAGTGACGAAGTTCTCTATGTCAGCTTCGCGGTGTGCCAGGAGACGGTCCACTGTCGGCTTCCTCATGGCAGACTTGGAGATCTGGCGCGCATGCTCTGGGGAGCAAAGAGAGGCAGCATGTCGGATCCGGTCCACTGgccagcagctgcttggagcagGGTTGGGTGGGACCCCAATCTCTCCATAGTGTCCTGCTGGCAAGTCCCCCAACTAAGGCCTACTACACCTCTCTTGGCTAGCAACTGCAGTGCCAAGTGTtgacctgctgaggactggattTGGCCCAACAGCTGCCAGTTGCTGAGCCCTCATTCAACCCGTGGGTCACATCCTGAAGACTTAGGGAGTGATCAATGGGACTGTCAAATGCACAGTGCCTGCAAACCACCATGCTATAGAAGAAGATTCTCTCTCTAGTGCTCTAGACATCCAAGCAGGCAGAGGAAGACCTAGTACACCACCTCCACAGTGGGCAGGCTGTGTCAGACCCATGGAGCCCATGTCCCTTTCCCTGTTCGCAATGACTGTGAGCCTTGCAATGATGGGTAGCAAAACAAGGAGCTGGGGGTTCCAAGAAAGAATGATGGGTTGTTATCCCCCTCCATGCTAAAGGCCATTGTCTGGAGGtgggcagggctggtccaagacttgAGGCAGCTGCCAATTCCTGCCCCACTCTGGAGAAGCCTCTGCttttcccactgcctggattgggaaaggaagggggaccGAGCGTGGAGGCTGACAGGGGACCCCTTGTCTCACCTGGAACCACCAACCACTCGGTCATCACTTCCATAGCAGCACTCTGGACCTTTTCTTCTGGCAATAACTGATCCACAATGCCAACCTTGAGGGCATCGGGTGCCGGGTAGAGGAGCCCCAGCTGTAGGGATCGCTCTGTGGCCCGGTGGCCAATGGTGTTGATCATTGTGTCTTTGAACCTGGCAGCGGAGGAGAACAGGTCAGGTGCCCAATTGCGCCACAAGTCCACGCTGCACCTGCACCATGCCTGGCTGGGCGCTCAGAAGCCAGAGGAAAGCCCTCCCCAGCACACCCACATCTCACCAGAAAGGAGCAACGATGCCCAGTTTTGTCTCATTCAGCCCAATGGCGTATTTGGGATTGTCGGCCATGATCCTGTAGTCACATGACGAGGCCATAAGGCAGCCACCTGCAGGGCTGGAACCCTagaaagggagggcagcaggcaaGGTCTTGCTCACCAAAATGTTCCATATGAATTGGCACTAGGACACAGCGAGACCGTCCTCCCTCCCTGGATGGTCCATACTGCAAAGCTGAATCTCAGCAGGGACTTACATTGATCGCTGCGATGGTCACCATCTTGGACAGGTAGAGCTTCAGCCACATCTCCTGCACGGCCCTCCAGAACGCTGCATAGTGCTCCTCTCCCTTGCCACACATTTCGGTGATGTCCAGACCTGCCGAGAAGATTTTGGGGACAGCCTGGGAAGAAGGAAAAGCAAGTGGCCCAGTGTCAGAGAcaggccacccccccccaccctggccaTTCAGTTAAGTCCCCAAACGGAGACAAGTTCCCAAGAGCCTCCTCTAGCATTCAAGCAGCTCAGTCGGCTGCAGCCCCAAGAATGGGCAAGGTGTTCTGAGCCACGGCTGCCTAGGAGGCAAGGAATAAACCCCACATTAAACCAAATTTTGATCTATGGTTATATGGAGCTTCCATATTTAGAGGCAGAGAAGCAAATGACATTGAAGGCACTTAGCTCACTGAGAACAGCTGACATTTGCCCAAGTATGCGCTGCCTCTTAACCCTTATGATATAGCCTCTCTCCAAAGTCTCATGGCAAGAGTATTTTGTCATCTCATTCATGCAGATAAACATTATGCCCATTTTACAGATTGGAAACTGACACTAAAGAGCCAGCCAAGGACGGAACTTCTTCAGCCAAAGCACAACATGTCAGACTCAGTCATCCTGGTCTTGTGATTCCTCTCTCTTCAAAAACTATCCTTCTAGTTAGTTATTTAAAAACTAGTGACCTTTCCCCAGTGGTCCAAAGTCCAAGCAAAGCTGAGTCCCttcagcacacactgcatctcaGCCAGCCAGCTTAGGTCCTAAAGGTACTTCTGTATATGTCACCCGTACCGAGGTCAGAATGAGGCCTCGGCAGGCCCGGTTATTCTCCAGCTTTTCCAGGTTTATTGAAAACTCCGTCAGAAACTCCAGGCTAAGGCTGTTCACGGGGGGATTCTTCATTTTCATCACAGCCACCCCTAAAAGCAAACACAAGGAACTGAAGGCTCAGCTCTTACACTGTCCAATTTTGCCTGCCACCTGATCTTCTTACcgaaggcacatttgtgagggcCAGATCTGTTGAGGGGAATTAGCCAGGACAggggattatgcaggggatggacagagtggatagggagatgctctttacactctcacacaacaccagaaccaggggacatccactaaaattgagtgttgggagagttagaacagacaaaagaaaatatttctttactcagcgtgtggttggtctgtggaactccttgccacaggatgtggtgatggcatctggtctggacgcctttaaaaggggattggacaagtttctggaggaaaaatccattatggggtacaagccatgatgtgtatgcgcaacctcctgattttagaaatgggctatgtcagaaggccagacgcaagggagggcaccaggatgaggtctcttgttatctggtgtgctccctggggcatttggtgggccgctgtgagatccaggaagctggactagatgggcctatggcctgatccagtggggctgttcttatgttcttatgacagttaaggggagcctccatgttcaaaggAAGTCAACCTCCTGGTAACGTCGTTGGGAGCCAACAACAGGGGAAGGATCCTGCTTTCACACCTCCCAGTCTCAGGTTGGTTGGAGCACCTGAAGGCAGCATGCAAGTCCAGACTGGAACCTGGTCAGATGGCGCAAGGATTCTTCATAGAGAACAGGGCTGTTGCAACCCAGCAACGCAATCCATTTCGATAGCAGGATTTTGTGGTTTTGGGTGCCAGGTGGGCCCCCAATGGTGGTTTGTCACCTTCCTGTTATTTGCTAACATCATATAAGGAAGGAAATCAGCTTGACGTGATGGGCTGGCTTCACATAAAGGACTACAAGGCCTGGGATCCCTGGAATGAGCTTCTGCCACGACCAGTTTGCTAGTCTTTCAAGGTGCCACCCAATGCTTtccagcagggcctccaagaggaattttatcagggggttgaaagtttcttttgggccccttcccttctccactggatcctaatTTCATATGATTGTTGGATcctaatttctacaaattacaatatataaaaccatGTAGGCTTACAGAAAATGTGAATGCCAGGCTTCGCACCATACATGCAAATATTTgactcccaggccccctttttgaccctgaccCAGGTACGATGTACCCCCTGCGCCCCCCTCTCACGGGCCCTGCTTGTCAGCGTGGCCATGGTCCATATGGAAGTCAGTTCAGGAAAGCAGGCTCACCTGCCCAGCAGAAAACCAAGCATTTAACTAGCTGGAACCATCATCATCAAATATGACATGGCAGTTTTGGCACACCTGGCTAGTCAAAAACCAGCAGAGGACCTCTGGACGTTGTAGTTTCTGGCATGAGGATTGCCTGCCGTGGTCTGATCTCAGGGCTCTCTCGGGTGCAAAGGGGGCTTTGTGCAGGCTCTCTTGCTATAAAGGGGCCTTGTTTGGAAGACTAGCCGCCGAGCACCAAGAAAGgtattactccccccccccaagccaaaatggtttcttttgggccccaagAGCCTGGCCTCTTTTTTTGGGCCTTCTTTTGGGCCTCAAGAGCCTGGCTAAGGCTACCTGTGCCTTCATCCAGCTCCACAAGGATCTTGTTGTTGCTGAACAGTCTTCTCTGGGCAGGTGGGCACCATAGTCTCTGGGCAGCAGCTTGCCTGGACAGTGGACCTGCAAAGAATTGCAGAGTTACCAGCGTGCAGTTGCTGGGAGGCTGACTGAGGGAGCCCCACTTAGCTCGGAGTCTGCATGATTACTGGGAAAGGACTTGTTCCAAGGCTCTtggacctcccccctcccaaatatcAGGGCAGGACAGCTTAAGGAAGAGGTTCAGGACCAGGGCACTGGAAAGTCCGCCTGCTTCTACATGAACCTGCCAGGCCACTATGGGTCTACAAAGCCCAGTCTCACCTGTGCTGCCCTGCCTGTTGTTTAAGGTAGAGAAgggcctttcccagtcctacatggagatgggggggggagcaaacctGGGATCACCAAGCAGGGGCTCAGCCACTCCACCGCAGCACCCTGAAGCTGCACTACATAGGTGCTATTGGAAAGCCAGTCTGGCTCTATGGGGCATCAGAAGAGAAGCCTCCCTGTCTCCTCCGTATTCTGGCCTCTCTGCCCACCAAGGTGCATGTGCCCCTGAGGATGTGCAGAGTGcccttctccttcttcccagGGCTGGATGGCAAAGGGGGGCTGCATGCAGGCTCCAGGCCTGGCAGTGGTAGTCTCTGCTTGCTTCTGCTGCCTGCTTCTATGTGAACCTACCAGGAGTTGGGCTGTTATGGGACCGCCAAGGGCTtttccctacctggagatgctgtggagggggggggggagtgaacctGGGACCACCATGCAGGAGGGTCAGCCACTCTGCACCCTGAAGCTGTAAGTGCTATTGGAAAGCCAGTCTGGCTCTCTGGGACATCGGAAAAgaagcctccctgcctgcctcccctgcattttggcctctctgcccACCAGGCAAGTGTGCCCCTGAGGTCGTGCAGAGTGCCGCAAGGGCTGGATGGCAAGGGGGGCTCCGCTTGCAAAGTGACCTGCTGTCAAGGGCGTCCCacgggagggtggggaggcagcagccccCAGTGGGCGCTTCCCcgccccccagcagcagcgcagagAGAGCGCTGCCTGGGCGTATCGGGCAGGaagcgctcctgggcgccccgACGGTGCGCACCTGAGCCTCGCTGGGGCGCACCCGAGCCCCAGAGCAGGCGCCAAGCCCGGGACGCCCCGGCGGCTGCAGCGGCCATCTTCCGAGGGGATAGGCGGAGGACTGgatgggaaggaagggagggacgGGACCGGGCTGGGGGCAGAGCAAGGCGAGGTCCGCCTCCAGCGCCTCCCCTCCTCTCCAAGGCGAGCCCGGGCGCAGGGGAGGCGGAGGCTGGAGGGCTGCTTGCAGGAGGGGCGTCCGCTTGTCCAGGCAGTGGACCCTGCAGTCCACCGAGgctgccagcccagccatgctttcctgggagtaagccccattgagtccagtggggcttgcttctgagtagacctgcctcggCTCGGGCTGCGAGCTTGCAGTGCGAGCCTAGGCTCAGGGGCAAGCCCCGTCGCGTCCAGTGggactctcaggctgccatcctagccacactttccggggagtgagccccattggctgtaatggggcttccttctgagtagacatgcatgggattgatctctcaggctgcaatcctatgcacaccatcctgggagtaagccccatggaactcagtggggcttacttctgagtagacatacctaggattgggctgagactcccgggtaaacatgcacaggatcagacccactgaactcaacaaCGAGGCTTTGCATTGAGTgcaaggactgcagcctgagagccccatccgaggcatgtctactcagaagtaagtcccatcatagtccagggggcttgctcccaggtaagtgtggctaggattgcagccttagagccccatcttatgcatgtctactcaggagcaaatcccatgatagtcaatggggcttactcccagaaaagtgtggatagaattgcagcatcctgtgcatgtctactcagaagtaactcccatgatagtccatggggcttactcccaggtaagcgtggctaggatggcagccagCAGCACACCTTTTCTTCctcttacttccgagtagacgggTCCATGGCGCGCAGGCCTGCTGCTCCGAGCAGCATCATGTCCCGGGGAGTTCCACCGGACCCACATTCTGCAAGGGAAGGGCAGCGAAGCCCGGGCAGGCGACTTCAACCGGCGCTTCTGCGCATACGCGAGCCGACTAGGGAAGGGAGTGACGTCAGTGCTGgcgtggcccctccccttctgggcGGCAGGCCCCGCCCCTCTCGCGCCTTGGGTCACGTGGGCGCCGACGGCAGCGTCGCTAGGGGAGGGGGCGACGCGGGGGGGTTCGTGTTTGTTTCCGGAAGTGGAGCTGGGCCTGCGAGCGGAGGCGCCCTCGCCGCCTCGGCAGCGGGAGCCGCAGGGATGGAGATGACCAGGAGCAGTGAGTCGGGCGGACGGGGGAGGAGTGTGTGgcgagagtgcctctgagcgtgtgcagaggGCCCCATTGAGGCATGGCTGGCCCCCCCAGGCAGACTGCCCTGTAGGGTAGGCCGGTGTCCCATGTGGTGAggtgcccctgagcatgtgcagagggtcCTGTGTGTCCCCCCCTTTGAGGCATGGCTGGCCCTCTTGGAAGACCGCCCTGTAGGGTAAGCTGGTGTCATGTATGGTGAGAGTGCCTCTAAGCATGTACAGAGGGCCCCTCTTGAGGCGTGTGGCCCTCCTAGTAGACGTCCTTGTAGGGTAGGCTGGTGTCACATGTGGTGAGGGtgtccctgagcatgtgcagagagccctgtgcgCCCCCTCTTGAGGCGTGGCTGGCCCTCCTGGCAGACTGCCCTGTAGGGTAGGATGGTGTCGCGTGGGAGGCCGCCCCATGCTGAGTCCTGAC from Tiliqua scincoides isolate rTilSci1 chromosome 13, rTilSci1.hap2, whole genome shotgun sequence encodes the following:
- the LOC136663891 gene encoding deoxyribonuclease-1-like 2, with amino-acid sequence MEMLFWSFCWKTVCWVRFKMLREQAHKRTSGFSFHLELWECPGAPGSATTVVGFAYPPSSLSADSAMDEFRVDGHDSQSDARLMCTLTPDSEPNPVPVYSERRTMTLRICAFNIQSFGDSKLSDEATSEVIVKILDRYDITLVQEVRDSDLSAVNKLLELLNSASKHSYSHVISEPLGRDSYKEMYLFIYRPKKVAVVDQLQYPNNKDRFSRPPFIVKFSVLDSEEEELILVPLHTPPNEAVAEIDSLYDVHLYIQKKWGTDNVMFLGDFNASCNYVEEKDWSSIRLRTKEGFQWLISDSVDTTVGKSDCAYDRIVVHGSEMKKWVKPNSAKVFDFQAAFKLSQEEALAVSDHFPVEVMLKFP
- the ECI1 gene encoding enoyl-CoA delta isomerase 1, mitochondrial, encoding MAAAAAGASRAWRLLWGSGAPQRGSGPLSRQAAAQRLWCPPAQRRLFSNNKILVELDEGTGVAVMKMKNPPVNSLSLEFLTEFSINLEKLENNRACRGLILTSAVPKIFSAGLDITEMCGKGEEHYAAFWRAVQEMWLKLYLSKMVTIAAINGSSPAGGCLMASSCDYRIMADNPKYAIGLNETKLGIVAPFWFKDTMINTIGHRATERSLQLGLLYPAPDALKVGIVDQLLPEEKVQSAAMEVMTEWLVVPEHARQISKSAMRKPTVDRLLAHREADIENFVTFISRDSIQKSLQMYMEMLKGKKG